One genomic window of Vibrio ziniensis includes the following:
- a CDS encoding isopenicillin N synthase family dioxygenase, translated as MSQSYLLDELNFETTIGGKGLETSDTVIPMINLHDFDHRREEITEQLWKAATEVGFFQLVEHGIALADIEKSFKLSEQFFALPIEEKQQFPLKEGLNAGWEFKQQVRPSTGTADQKESYQITLPHMSDLWPSNTLVEGFESHLLSFEHQAWQLGMKILSCFADKLGFERDFFTKAHQRESENYLSTLRMLHYLPMKEVPQTGTFWRAGAHTDFDCLTMVFQQENQGGLQAAAGKDAKENLVWSTVEPKAGVITCNIGDMLMRWSDDLLKSTLHRVRMPTAEENQDSRYSMAFFCQANRDQIIQGPKKVYEPITAQDYLKMRINANFAK; from the coding sequence ATGAGTCAATCATATCTTTTAGACGAACTTAACTTTGAGACAACCATCGGTGGCAAAGGGTTAGAGACCAGCGACACCGTGATCCCTATGATCAACTTGCATGACTTTGATCATCGCCGAGAAGAGATCACCGAGCAGCTTTGGAAAGCCGCAACAGAAGTTGGCTTTTTCCAACTGGTTGAGCACGGTATTGCTTTAGCTGATATCGAAAAGTCCTTTAAGTTAAGCGAACAATTCTTTGCACTTCCTATCGAAGAAAAACAGCAGTTCCCTTTAAAAGAAGGGTTAAATGCGGGCTGGGAATTTAAACAACAAGTTCGCCCGTCAACGGGTACAGCAGATCAAAAAGAGTCTTACCAAATCACTCTTCCTCACATGAGTGACCTATGGCCAAGCAATACGTTAGTGGAAGGTTTTGAATCGCACCTGCTTTCATTTGAGCATCAAGCATGGCAATTGGGCATGAAGATCCTCTCTTGCTTTGCTGACAAGCTGGGATTTGAGCGCGACTTTTTCACTAAAGCGCATCAAAGAGAGTCTGAAAATTACCTTAGCACCTTGCGTATGCTTCACTACTTGCCAATGAAAGAAGTTCCGCAAACCGGTACTTTCTGGCGTGCAGGTGCACATACCGACTTTGACTGTTTAACTATGGTATTCCAACAAGAGAACCAAGGTGGATTACAAGCAGCTGCAGGTAAAGATGCAAAAGAGAATCTGGTGTGGAGCACTGTTGAACCTAAAGCAGGAGTGATTACGTGCAACATTGGAGATATGTTGATGCGTTGGAGTGATGATTTGCTCAAATCAACTCTGCACCGCGTACGCATGCCAACCGCCGAAGAAAACCAGGATTCGCGCTACAGTATGGCGTTTTTCTGCCAAGCAAACCGTGACCAAATCATTCAAGGACCAAAGAAAGTTTACGAGCCAATCACAGCGCAGGACTATTTAAAAATGCGCATTAACGCCAACTTTGCTAAATGA
- a CDS encoding outer membrane protein assembly factor BamD — protein sequence MKYQTLSGLLALSLLFGCSSKDNIVPDVPPSELYTEAQSELQSGNWLTAIDKLEALDSRYPFGAYSEQVQLDLIYVYYKNDDLALGLATIERFSRLNPTHEKMDWVLYMRGLTHMAQDRNFMHDLFNIERSDRDPEPVKAAFADFKKLLQRYPDSPYAEDSQRRMFALKNRLAEYDLATADFYLRREAWIAAIKRCQELQKTYPDTEAARKSLQIQLAAYKELGLADSIARTEKLIELNPEK from the coding sequence ATGAAATACCAAACTTTATCAGGCTTGCTTGCACTATCACTGCTATTTGGCTGTTCAAGCAAAGATAACATCGTCCCTGATGTACCACCTTCTGAGCTGTATACTGAGGCTCAATCAGAATTGCAAAGTGGTAACTGGTTAACTGCCATAGATAAACTTGAAGCTTTGGATTCACGTTATCCCTTTGGTGCATACTCTGAACAGGTACAGCTTGACCTAATCTATGTCTATTACAAAAATGACGATCTAGCCCTTGGTTTGGCAACCATTGAGCGTTTTAGTCGCTTAAATCCAACGCATGAAAAAATGGACTGGGTACTCTACATGCGAGGCCTAACTCATATGGCACAAGATCGTAACTTTATGCACGATTTGTTCAATATTGAGCGTAGTGACAGAGATCCAGAGCCAGTGAAAGCCGCTTTTGCAGACTTTAAAAAGTTACTGCAACGTTACCCAGACAGCCCATATGCAGAAGATTCGCAACGTCGAATGTTTGCACTGAAAAACCGTCTTGCTGAATATGACCTAGCGACTGCTGATTTTTACTTACGCAGAGAAGCTTGGATCGCAGCGATTAAACGCTGTCAGGAACTGCAAAAAACCTACCCCGACACTGAAGCGGCAAGAAAATCGCTGCAAATTCAGCTAGCAGCATATAAAGAATTAGGATTGGCAGATTCAATCGCTCGCACCGAGAAGCTAATTGAGTTAAACCCAGAAAAATAA
- the pgeF gene encoding peptidoglycan editing factor PgeF — protein MNWITPNWNAPKQVKALASTRIGGLSKVPYEGLNLGMHVGDDPILVLRNRELLQQQTQMPSSPVWLNQTHSTVVLNVSEPTNDVLDADGVITSSSNVVCSAMTADCLPVLITNTSGTQVAAVHAGWRGLAGGIVENALKQFSNDVMLWLGPAIGPQAFEVGEDVLKAFLDYDSKAESAFVPGKQKGKWWANMATLTRLRMEKLGIDQVFDSGLCTYQDSQRFYSYRRDGVTGRQATFIWIEEK, from the coding sequence ATGAATTGGATCACACCTAACTGGAATGCGCCTAAACAAGTCAAAGCCCTAGCTTCAACTCGTATCGGTGGCTTATCAAAAGTGCCTTACGAAGGACTGAATTTAGGAATGCATGTCGGGGATGATCCTATTCTTGTGCTACGAAATCGTGAGTTATTGCAGCAACAAACTCAAATGCCGAGTTCGCCAGTATGGCTCAACCAGACTCACTCAACGGTTGTGTTGAACGTGTCTGAGCCAACAAATGATGTACTCGATGCCGATGGTGTGATTACCTCGTCGTCAAATGTGGTTTGTTCTGCAATGACAGCTGATTGTTTACCTGTGTTGATCACCAACACATCGGGAACGCAAGTCGCTGCTGTTCATGCCGGCTGGCGTGGTTTAGCGGGTGGTATTGTTGAAAATGCGCTTAAGCAATTTTCTAATGATGTAATGTTATGGTTAGGCCCTGCTATTGGCCCTCAAGCATTTGAAGTCGGCGAAGACGTTTTAAAAGCGTTTTTAGATTACGACTCAAAAGCAGAATCAGCATTTGTACCGGGTAAACAAAAAGGTAAGTGGTGGGCTAACATGGCTACCTTGACTCGTTTGCGTATGGAGAAACTCGGTATCGATCAAGTTTTCGATAGCGGATTATGCACTTACCAAGATTCACAGCGTTTTTATTCTTATCGCCGCGATGGCGTGACAGGCAGACAAGCTACCTTCATCTGGATTGAAGAAAAATAA
- the clpB gene encoding ATP-dependent chaperone ClpB, translating into MRLDRFTSKFQIAISDAQSLALGRDHQYIEPVHLMVALLDQNGSPIRPLLTMLDVDVMQLRSKLGETLDRLPKVSGIGGDVQLSSGLGTLFNLCDKVAQKRQDSYISSEIYLLAAIEDRGPLGQILKEFGLTEKKISDAIEKIRGGQKVNDPNAEELRQALEKFTIDLTERAEQGKLDPVIGRDDEIRRTIQVLQRRTKNNPVIIGEPGVGKTAIVEGLAQRIINNEVPEGLRGRRVLSLDMGALVAGAKYRGEFEERLKSVLNELAKEEGNIILFIDELHTMVGAGKGEGSMDAGNMLKPALARGELHCVGATTLDEYRQYIEKDPALERRFQKVLVDEPSVEDTIAILRGLKERYELHHHVEITDPAIVSAATLSHRYVSDRQLPDKAIDLIDEAASSIRIQIDSKPEALDKLERRIIQLKIEQQALSNETDEASEKRLSILNEELGLKEREYAELEEVWKTEKAALSGTQHIKTELEQARMDLEVARRAGDLSRMSELQYGRIPELEKQLDLAAQAEMQEMTLLRNKVTDTEIAEVLSKQTGIPVSKMLEAEKEKLLRMEDVLHKRVIGQVEAVEVVANAIRRSRAGLSDPNKPIGSFLFLGPTGVGKTELCKTLAHFMFDSEDAMVRIDMSEFMEKHSVARLVGAPPGYVGYEEGGYLTEAVRRKPYSVILLDEVEKAHPDVFNILLQVLDDGRLTDGQGRTVDFRNTVVIMTSNLGSSSIQENFAKLDYQGIKERVMETVTKHFRPEFLNRVDESVVFHPLGREHIKSIASIQLERLHKRLAEKDYELAVNEEALELIAQVGFDPVYGARPLKRAIQQNIENPLAKSILSGKFLPGKPIQLGVRDGNIIASQ; encoded by the coding sequence ATGCGTCTCGACAGATTTACCAGCAAATTTCAAATAGCGATTTCCGACGCCCAGTCACTCGCACTAGGGCGAGATCACCAATACATCGAACCTGTGCACCTGATGGTTGCGCTGCTAGATCAAAATGGCAGCCCGATTCGTCCATTGCTGACCATGCTTGACGTCGATGTCATGCAGCTTCGCTCCAAATTGGGGGAAACGTTAGATCGTTTACCAAAAGTGAGCGGGATCGGCGGTGATGTACAGCTTTCTAGCGGCTTAGGTACTTTGTTCAACCTGTGTGACAAAGTGGCTCAAAAGCGCCAAGACTCGTACATATCTTCTGAGATTTATCTTTTGGCTGCGATTGAAGATCGCGGTCCGCTTGGTCAAATTCTTAAAGAGTTTGGTTTAACTGAGAAAAAAATCTCAGATGCGATTGAAAAGATCCGCGGTGGTCAGAAAGTGAATGACCCGAATGCGGAGGAGCTGCGTCAGGCTCTCGAAAAATTTACTATCGATCTTACTGAGCGAGCAGAGCAGGGTAAACTTGACCCTGTTATCGGTCGTGACGACGAGATCCGCCGAACCATTCAAGTATTGCAACGTCGTACCAAAAATAACCCTGTGATCATCGGTGAACCGGGCGTTGGTAAAACGGCAATTGTTGAAGGTTTGGCACAGCGCATTATCAATAACGAAGTGCCAGAAGGATTACGTGGACGCCGCGTTTTATCCCTTGATATGGGCGCACTCGTGGCGGGTGCAAAATACCGTGGTGAGTTCGAAGAGCGATTGAAATCGGTGTTGAATGAGTTAGCCAAAGAAGAAGGCAACATCATTCTGTTCATCGATGAGCTGCATACCATGGTGGGCGCGGGTAAAGGCGAAGGTTCAATGGACGCTGGCAACATGCTCAAACCTGCACTTGCGCGCGGTGAGCTTCACTGTGTAGGGGCAACAACGCTTGATGAATATCGTCAATACATCGAGAAAGATCCTGCGCTTGAGCGCCGTTTCCAAAAAGTGCTGGTGGATGAGCCGAGCGTGGAAGACACCATAGCAATTTTGCGCGGCTTGAAAGAGCGTTATGAACTTCACCACCACGTAGAGATTACTGACCCTGCGATTGTTTCGGCAGCAACGCTGTCTCATCGATATGTGTCAGATCGCCAGTTACCAGATAAAGCGATTGACCTGATTGACGAAGCGGCTTCAAGCATTCGTATCCAAATCGACTCGAAACCAGAAGCGTTGGACAAACTGGAACGTCGTATCATTCAGTTGAAAATTGAGCAGCAAGCGCTGTCGAATGAAACGGATGAAGCCAGCGAAAAACGTTTAAGTATTCTCAACGAAGAGTTGGGGCTAAAAGAGCGTGAATACGCTGAACTAGAAGAAGTTTGGAAAACAGAAAAAGCGGCATTATCAGGTACTCAGCACATTAAAACGGAACTTGAACAAGCTCGAATGGACTTAGAAGTTGCAAGACGTGCAGGTGATTTAAGCCGTATGTCTGAGCTGCAATACGGTCGTATTCCAGAGCTGGAAAAGCAACTTGATCTTGCTGCTCAAGCTGAAATGCAAGAGATGACTCTGCTACGCAACAAAGTGACAGATACCGAGATTGCCGAGGTGCTGTCTAAGCAAACGGGTATTCCTGTTTCGAAAATGCTGGAAGCAGAAAAAGAGAAATTGCTTCGCATGGAAGACGTTCTGCATAAACGTGTCATTGGGCAAGTTGAAGCGGTTGAAGTGGTCGCGAATGCGATTCGCCGTAGCCGTGCCGGTTTGTCTGACCCTAACAAACCGATTGGTTCGTTCCTATTTTTAGGTCCAACCGGTGTGGGTAAAACTGAGCTTTGCAAAACGTTGGCTCACTTTATGTTTGACAGCGAAGACGCGATGGTTCGTATCGATATGTCCGAGTTTATGGAGAAACACTCTGTGGCTCGTTTAGTCGGTGCACCTCCGGGATATGTGGGTTATGAAGAAGGCGGTTATTTAACAGAAGCGGTTCGTCGTAAACCTTACTCTGTCATCTTGTTAGATGAAGTGGAAAAGGCGCATCCCGATGTGTTCAACATTTTGTTGCAAGTGCTTGATGATGGTCGTTTAACTGACGGTCAAGGTCGTACGGTTGATTTCCGTAACACGGTAGTGATCATGACGTCGAACTTAGGCTCTTCAAGCATTCAGGAAAACTTCGCAAAACTGGATTATCAGGGTATCAAAGAGCGAGTGATGGAAACCGTAACCAAACATTTCCGTCCTGAGTTCTTAAACCGTGTTGATGAATCGGTAGTGTTCCATCCGCTTGGCAGAGAACATATTAAATCTATTGCTTCTATTCAGTTGGAACGTTTACATAAGCGCTTAGCTGAAAAAGACTACGAGTTAGCGGTTAACGAAGAAGCATTGGAGCTAATTGCTCAAGTGGGCTTTGATCCTGTTTACGGTGCTCGTCCCTTGAAACGCGCTATTCAACAGAATATTGAGAACCCGTTAGCGAAGTCTATTCTGTCTGGAAAATTCTTACCGGGCAAACCGATCCAACTTGGTGTTCGAGATGGCAATATCATCGCCAGTCAATAA
- a CDS encoding transglycosylase SLT domain-containing protein codes for MRWLHSWVLSLFFLLFTLPVSSIELSPLSDKPYIGDWPLLKEKGVIRVVVSADLGFYYVEAGRPKGIGAELLYHFENSLKKQAPYVHIQIIPVLRDDLIASVETGFADLAIANLTITPTRLQQIDFSDPLTKEIQELIVTNKNYPELTTLTQLEGKDIWVRASSSYLESLGKVNKSLKSQNLKPVKIHYVEEALQDYELLELVNSGHITATVLDSHKAEMWLHVMEDIKAHTQLPLRTNGQIAWAMRKNSPALKKIVNDFLRTAKSGTLLGNVIFSKYIDDTRWLNKALNPASLKRLEELAKIFTKYSQKYEFEYLMMAAQGFQESGFDQRKVSHKGAIGIMQVLPSTARDRNVNITHIDRVDNNIHAGVKYMRFIKNRYFSEPEISEDDQVYFALAAYNAGPANISRMRRLAKKHGFNPNIWFKNVEVITRRNIGAEPVNYVANISRYFVVYKQLEQLKQAKEESLAATLNEIEGIDSGTKRVETRAE; via the coding sequence TTGCGTTGGTTACACAGTTGGGTATTAAGTCTATTTTTTTTGCTTTTCACCCTTCCAGTGAGCAGCATTGAACTATCACCACTTAGTGATAAGCCATATATAGGTGATTGGCCACTCCTTAAGGAAAAAGGAGTCATTCGAGTTGTTGTCTCTGCCGATTTAGGTTTTTACTACGTTGAAGCAGGTCGCCCAAAAGGGATTGGGGCAGAACTTTTGTATCACTTCGAAAATAGTCTCAAAAAGCAAGCGCCCTATGTACATATCCAAATTATCCCCGTACTCAGAGATGACCTTATTGCATCCGTTGAAACTGGTTTTGCAGATCTTGCTATAGCCAATCTCACAATAACACCAACTCGCTTACAGCAAATCGATTTTAGTGACCCTCTAACAAAAGAGATTCAGGAGTTAATTGTCACCAACAAAAATTATCCTGAGCTTACAACCTTAACTCAGTTAGAGGGCAAAGACATTTGGGTCAGAGCTAGCTCTAGCTATCTGGAAAGTTTGGGGAAAGTAAACAAGTCACTAAAGTCGCAAAATCTAAAACCTGTTAAGATTCATTACGTAGAGGAAGCTCTACAAGATTACGAGTTGCTGGAATTAGTCAATTCAGGTCACATAACCGCAACAGTGCTTGATAGCCACAAAGCAGAAATGTGGCTGCACGTGATGGAAGACATAAAAGCGCATACTCAATTACCACTAAGAACAAATGGTCAAATTGCTTGGGCGATGCGTAAAAATTCGCCAGCGCTAAAAAAAATAGTCAATGACTTTTTGAGAACCGCAAAATCAGGAACGCTATTAGGCAATGTTATCTTCAGCAAATACATTGATGATACTCGTTGGCTAAATAAGGCACTTAATCCAGCTAGCCTTAAACGCCTTGAAGAACTAGCAAAAATATTTACTAAATATTCCCAAAAATATGAGTTTGAATACTTGATGATGGCAGCTCAAGGATTTCAAGAATCTGGTTTTGATCAACGTAAAGTGTCACACAAAGGCGCCATTGGCATTATGCAAGTATTACCGAGCACAGCCAGAGACCGAAACGTCAATATTACGCACATAGATAGGGTTGATAACAATATTCATGCGGGTGTGAAGTATATGCGTTTCATCAAAAATCGATATTTTTCAGAACCAGAAATCAGCGAAGATGACCAAGTTTATTTCGCGTTAGCAGCTTACAACGCAGGCCCTGCGAATATCAGCAGAATGCGCCGCCTAGCCAAGAAACACGGTTTTAATCCAAATATCTGGTTTAAAAACGTGGAAGTAATTACGAGAAGGAACATCGGTGCTGAACCTGTTAATTATGTCGCAAACATCAGCCGCTATTTTGTGGTTTACAAACAACTAGAACAACTAAAGCAAGCAAAAGAAGAGAGTTTGGCAGCAACGTTAAATGAGATTGAAGGTATAGATTCGGGGACAAAACGTGTAGAAACGAGAGCAGAGTGA
- the rluD gene encoding 23S rRNA pseudouridine(1911/1915/1917) synthase RluD: MAQQIELTQTVKDSQLGQRLDQAVAELFADFSRSRLKEWLLDGKITVDGQVVTKPRTKVMGGEEITVQAELEDEVRWEAQDIPLDIVYEDDDIIVINKPRNFVVHPGAGTPDGTVLNALLFHYPPIAEVPRAGVVHRLDKDTTGLMVVAKNVPVQTRLVRELQKRNITREYEAIAIGRMTAGGMIDKPIGRHATKRTLMAVSPMGKPAVTHYRVAEHFREHTRLRLRLETGRTHQIRVHMSYLQHPLLGDTAYGGRARIPKGASQELTDMIRNFDRQALHAAMLRFNHPVTGEEMEFHAPVPEDMVIMTEALRADAQQNKTEEY, encoded by the coding sequence ATGGCTCAGCAGATTGAATTAACTCAAACAGTAAAAGATAGCCAGCTTGGTCAACGTTTAGATCAAGCTGTGGCTGAATTGTTCGCCGATTTTTCTCGTTCACGTCTGAAAGAGTGGTTACTTGACGGCAAAATAACAGTAGATGGACAAGTTGTCACTAAACCGCGCACGAAAGTGATGGGCGGCGAAGAGATTACTGTGCAGGCTGAACTTGAAGATGAAGTTCGTTGGGAAGCGCAAGACATCCCATTAGATATCGTTTACGAAGATGACGACATTATCGTTATCAACAAACCTCGTAATTTTGTAGTTCACCCAGGTGCTGGTACTCCAGATGGTACAGTGCTTAATGCGCTGTTATTCCACTACCCACCAATCGCAGAAGTACCGCGTGCGGGTGTTGTGCACCGTCTAGACAAAGACACCACTGGTTTGATGGTGGTGGCGAAGAACGTTCCTGTTCAAACTCGTTTAGTACGTGAACTGCAAAAACGTAACATTACCCGTGAATACGAAGCGATTGCGATTGGCAGAATGACGGCTGGTGGTATGATCGACAAACCTATTGGTCGCCATGCAACTAAACGTACACTGATGGCCGTATCACCAATGGGTAAACCTGCGGTAACGCATTATCGTGTCGCTGAGCATTTCCGCGAGCATACGCGTCTTCGTTTGCGTCTTGAAACTGGTCGTACACACCAGATTCGTGTTCACATGTCCTATTTGCAGCATCCTTTACTAGGAGACACTGCATACGGCGGTCGTGCACGTATTCCTAAAGGTGCTTCTCAAGAGTTAACGGATATGATTCGTAACTTTGATCGCCAAGCTCTGCACGCGGCTATGTTGCGCTTCAATCACCCTGTGACTGGGGAAGAAATGGAATTCCACGCACCAGTGCCAGAAGACATGGTTATCATGACTGAAGCACTACGCGCAGATGCACAGCAGAACAAAACGGAAGAGTATTAA
- the hpf gene encoding ribosome hibernation-promoting factor, HPF/YfiA family → MKMNITGKNIEITSAIRDHIESKLKKLEKWQVDITGCQCSFSEEPNKQMKFEATVTVPKGQLVASAIHEDLYAAVNEVEQKLERQLNKLRHKPEARRSEKPELEEEETE, encoded by the coding sequence ATGAAAATGAATATCACTGGTAAAAACATCGAAATTACCTCTGCAATCCGCGACCACATTGAGAGCAAATTAAAAAAACTAGAGAAGTGGCAAGTCGACATCACAGGTTGTCAATGCAGCTTTAGTGAAGAACCAAACAAACAGATGAAGTTTGAAGCAACAGTTACGGTACCAAAAGGACAATTAGTTGCTTCCGCGATTCACGAAGATCTCTACGCAGCCGTAAACGAAGTTGAACAGAAACTCGAACGTCAACTAAACAAGCTTCGTCATAAACCAGAAGCAAGAAGATCTGAAAAACCAGAATTGGAAGAAGAAGAAACTGAATAA